The following proteins are encoded in a genomic region of Micrococcaceae bacterium Sec5.8:
- the disA gene encoding DNA integrity scanning diadenylate cyclase DisA: MARSPEDSLKATLGRVAPGTPLRDGLERILRGRTGALIVLGIDRTIESICSGGFEIGIDFSPTRLRELAKMDGAIICDKDASNILRAAVQLVPDSSIETQESGTRHRTAERVAIQTGVPVISVSQSMQIIALYVNGLRHVLEGSEKVLARANQALATLERYRSRLDQVTSSLSALEIEAMVTVRDVAVTLQRQEMVRRISEEISQYVLELGEDGRLLSLQLDELTVGRGPGSDVIIRDYSGPDTSAEDIEQAVKSLVSLGPTELIDLGKIAGIVGFASGEANLDAVVQPRGYRLLSGLKAVPKAVADRLVDHFGGLQFLMAATIDDLMTVDGIGDQRARTVREGLSRMAEASLLDRFL; the protein is encoded by the coding sequence ATGGCCCGGAGCCCTGAAGATTCACTCAAGGCGACGCTGGGCCGGGTGGCACCGGGCACCCCCCTCCGCGACGGACTGGAACGTATCCTCCGCGGAAGGACCGGTGCCCTGATTGTGCTGGGCATCGACCGGACTATCGAATCCATCTGTTCCGGCGGGTTCGAAATCGGCATCGACTTTTCCCCCACCCGGCTGCGGGAACTGGCCAAAATGGACGGGGCGATCATCTGCGACAAGGATGCCAGCAACATCCTGCGCGCGGCCGTCCAATTGGTGCCGGACTCCAGCATCGAGACCCAGGAGTCCGGCACCCGGCACCGGACTGCCGAGCGTGTTGCCATCCAGACCGGCGTTCCGGTCATTTCGGTCAGCCAGTCCATGCAGATCATCGCGCTGTACGTGAACGGACTGCGGCACGTCCTGGAAGGATCCGAGAAGGTCCTTGCGCGCGCGAACCAGGCCCTGGCTACCTTGGAGCGCTACCGTTCGCGCCTGGACCAGGTCACCAGTTCCCTCTCTGCCCTGGAAATCGAGGCCATGGTGACGGTCCGCGATGTGGCCGTGACGCTGCAGCGCCAGGAGATGGTGCGCCGGATTTCTGAGGAGATTTCCCAGTACGTGCTGGAGCTCGGCGAGGACGGCCGGCTGCTCTCACTCCAGCTGGACGAGCTGACCGTGGGCCGCGGCCCCGGGAGCGATGTGATCATCCGTGACTATTCTGGCCCGGACACCTCGGCGGAGGACATCGAGCAGGCTGTGAAGTCGTTGGTGAGCCTGGGCCCCACCGAGCTGATCGACCTGGGCAAGATCGCCGGGATTGTCGGTTTTGCCAGCGGCGAGGCAAACCTCGACGCCGTCGTGCAGCCGCGCGGTTACCGGCTGCTTTCCGGGCTGAAAGCAGTCCCGAAGGCCGTCGCCGACCGCCTGGTGGACCACTTCGGCGGCCTGCAGTTCCTGATGGCTGCCACCATCGATGACCTGATGACGGTAGATGGCATCGGCGACCAGCGCGCCCGGACGGTCCGTGAGGGCCTGAGCCGGATGGCCGAGGCAAGCCTGCTGGACCGCTTCCTTTAG
- a CDS encoding peptide chain release factor 3, with translation MSEEVLSPARVQEIHKQAARRRTFAVISHPDAGKSTLTEALALHAKVIGTAGASSGKANRKDTVSDWMQMEKDRGISISSAALQFAYRDTVINLLDTPGHADFSEDTYRVLAAVDCAVMLVDAAKGLETQTMKLFEVCKQRNLPIITVINKWDRPGLDALALMDEITERTGLQPMPLTWAVGISGDFRGVWDLRNDRFAQFKRNNAGANIALTEYFTPGEAAASQGDDWINAVDEAGLVIESNLGFDVDAFHAGKATPILFSSAALNFGVKEILDALVDFAPPAAPRPDVDGAARPVDAPFAGFVFKVQAGMNKAHRDHVAFIRVCSGMFERGMVVTQGRTGKSFATKYAQQVFGREREVIDEAFPGDVVGLVNASSLRVGDSLFIDQPVEFPAIPLFAPEHFQVARSKDPSRFKQFRRGIEQLEHEGVIQVLRSDVRGDQAPVLAAVGPMQFEVVEDRMAHDFSAPMRLERLPYSIARITTAETMPVLANVPGAEVLLRSDGEYLALFNDVWALRRIEKNHPDLTLVPIGTHNPAK, from the coding sequence GTGTCTGAAGAAGTCCTTAGCCCCGCCCGAGTCCAGGAGATTCACAAGCAGGCGGCCCGGCGTCGGACATTTGCGGTCATTTCACACCCTGACGCCGGCAAATCCACCCTGACCGAGGCACTGGCGCTGCACGCCAAGGTGATCGGAACCGCCGGGGCCTCCAGCGGCAAGGCAAACCGCAAGGACACCGTCTCGGACTGGATGCAGATGGAAAAGGACCGCGGCATCTCGATCAGCTCCGCGGCACTGCAGTTCGCCTACCGCGACACCGTCATTAACCTGCTGGACACCCCGGGCCACGCCGACTTTTCCGAAGACACCTACCGCGTACTGGCTGCCGTCGACTGCGCCGTGATGCTCGTGGACGCTGCCAAGGGTTTGGAAACCCAGACCATGAAGCTCTTCGAGGTCTGCAAACAGCGCAATCTGCCCATCATCACCGTGATCAACAAATGGGACCGGCCCGGTCTGGACGCGCTGGCCCTCATGGACGAGATCACCGAGCGCACCGGCCTGCAGCCGATGCCGCTGACCTGGGCCGTGGGGATCTCCGGTGACTTCCGCGGTGTCTGGGACCTGCGCAATGACCGGTTTGCCCAGTTCAAGCGCAACAACGCCGGCGCCAACATCGCCCTCACCGAGTACTTCACCCCGGGCGAAGCCGCGGCCAGCCAGGGGGACGACTGGATCAACGCCGTCGACGAGGCCGGGCTGGTCATCGAATCCAACCTCGGCTTCGACGTCGATGCCTTCCACGCCGGAAAGGCCACCCCCATCCTCTTCAGCTCGGCGGCGCTGAACTTCGGCGTCAAAGAGATCCTCGACGCCCTCGTGGACTTCGCTCCGCCCGCCGCGCCGCGTCCCGACGTCGACGGCGCCGCACGGCCCGTTGACGCGCCCTTCGCCGGGTTCGTCTTCAAGGTCCAGGCCGGCATGAACAAAGCCCACCGCGACCACGTCGCGTTCATTCGCGTCTGCTCCGGCATGTTCGAACGCGGCATGGTGGTCACCCAGGGCCGGACCGGCAAATCCTTCGCCACCAAATACGCCCAGCAGGTCTTTGGCCGGGAACGCGAGGTCATTGACGAAGCCTTCCCCGGGGACGTCGTCGGCCTCGTCAACGCCTCCTCCCTCCGGGTGGGCGACAGTCTCTTCATCGACCAGCCGGTCGAGTTCCCTGCCATTCCGCTGTTCGCCCCGGAACACTTCCAGGTGGCGCGGTCCAAGGACCCCAGCCGGTTCAAGCAGTTCCGCCGCGGCATCGAGCAGCTGGAACATGAGGGCGTCATCCAGGTGCTCCGCTCGGACGTCCGCGGTGACCAGGCTCCGGTGCTGGCCGCCGTCGGCCCCATGCAGTTCGAGGTAGTGGAGGACCGGATGGCGCACGATTTCAGCGCCCCGATGCGGCTGGAGCGCCTGCCGTATTCGATCGCACGAATCACAACTGCGGAGACCATGCCGGTGCTGGCCAACGTGCCGGGCGCGGAGGTGCTCCTGCGCTCCGACGGCGAATACCTGGCACTTTTCAATGACGTGTGGGCGTTGCGCCGGATCGAAAAGAACCACCCGGACCTCACTCTGGTGCCGATCGGAACGCACAACCCGGCCAAATAG
- a CDS encoding GAF domain-containing serine/threonine-protein kinase produces MTDYNKKTGMEPGFLLSGRYRIQALIGRGSQSTVYRAYDELLQREIAVKLFRDDPDDLEHTRRQGQEVRILAGMSHHALVTLFDAGADLSDPGARLTYLVMELVRGPDLRHRAAQGPLSAAHMAVIGYDLADGLSYIHHHGIVHRDVKPANILLVDYSNADRRPRAKLTDFGVAIITGRDPVEDDGGTSGTPAYLSPEQAAGDPAGPLSDVYSLGLVLLEGLTGKMAYPGAPIQSAVARLLHDPDIPEELAPMWTSLLSSMLARNPADRPPAREVSLALRQEVIKGAARHRLEKASGTGEEARMRAVERYRILDTPADGAFDRIAALASRVFSVPVAIVSVVDHDRIWFKAHHGTEVTQIGRDPGLCASAILQDKAWIVKDATTDPRTLANPLVAGEFGLQFYAGVPLRTPDGFNLGTFCILDREPREFSAADTRTLEDLAAIVMNDLEMRLQSRESVAS; encoded by the coding sequence TTGACTGACTACAACAAGAAAACCGGCATGGAACCAGGATTCCTGCTCAGCGGCCGCTACCGGATCCAAGCCCTCATTGGCAGGGGAAGCCAGTCCACCGTCTACCGCGCGTACGACGAACTCCTGCAACGCGAGATTGCAGTCAAGCTCTTCCGGGACGACCCGGACGACCTGGAACACACCCGCCGGCAAGGGCAGGAGGTCCGCATCCTCGCCGGGATGAGCCACCACGCGCTCGTGACACTGTTCGACGCCGGCGCTGACCTCAGCGATCCGGGGGCACGCCTCACCTACCTCGTCATGGAACTGGTCCGCGGCCCGGACCTGCGTCACCGCGCCGCCCAGGGGCCGCTTTCCGCAGCACACATGGCCGTTATCGGTTATGACCTCGCGGACGGGCTGTCCTACATCCACCATCACGGCATCGTCCACCGCGACGTCAAGCCTGCCAACATCCTGCTGGTGGACTACAGCAATGCCGACCGGCGCCCCAGGGCCAAGCTGACCGACTTCGGCGTCGCCATCATCACGGGCAGGGACCCGGTGGAGGACGACGGCGGAACCTCCGGCACGCCGGCGTACTTGAGTCCGGAGCAGGCCGCTGGCGATCCCGCCGGGCCGCTGAGCGATGTGTACTCCCTTGGCCTGGTGCTGCTCGAGGGGCTGACCGGCAAAATGGCCTATCCCGGCGCACCCATCCAGTCCGCCGTCGCGCGCCTGCTCCACGATCCGGACATCCCCGAAGAACTGGCCCCGATGTGGACGTCGCTGCTTTCCTCCATGCTTGCCCGCAATCCGGCAGACCGCCCGCCCGCCCGGGAAGTGTCCCTCGCGCTGCGCCAGGAAGTTATTAAAGGCGCCGCACGCCACCGGCTGGAGAAAGCCTCCGGAACGGGCGAGGAGGCACGGATGCGCGCGGTGGAACGCTACCGGATCCTCGACACTCCGGCAGACGGCGCCTTCGACCGGATCGCGGCACTCGCGTCCAGAGTGTTCTCGGTGCCGGTGGCGATCGTCAGCGTCGTGGACCACGACCGGATCTGGTTCAAGGCCCACCACGGCACCGAGGTAACGCAGATCGGCCGCGACCCGGGGCTGTGCGCCTCAGCCATCCTGCAGGATAAGGCCTGGATCGTGAAGGATGCCACCACCGATCCCCGGACCCTCGCCAACCCGCTGGTCGCGGGGGAGTTCGGGCTGCAGTTCTATGCGGGTGTTCCGTTGCGCACCCCGGACGGCTTCAACCTGGGCACCTTCTGCATCCTGGACCGCGAACCCCGGGAGTTCAGCGCCGCCGATACCCGGACGCTGGAGGACCTGGCTGCAATCGTGATGAACGATTTGGAGATGCGGCTGCAGAGCCGGGAATCGGTCGCCAGCTGA
- a CDS encoding helix-turn-helix domain-containing protein, with product MNAAPTGSVASPTHDPPWLALPREVSDVLRPRMPGIVEAIIEAVPQLVPAYARPIEGRFGRGLRRGVAAALDRFLQLPGTRLPALSEESRQLVAGLGSGEFRQGRSMDALLSAYRMGARVTFREMSRVSVEHHLGQSVVVDLGESILAYIDELSAVSAEAFAFEQSERAGAVDRRRTGLLDLLLLGQADEAALRQRAAMADWSLPPRMVVVTLPLDRSAGLRLRLGAGTLVIERETDAVALVPARQSKQARAELNKVLRGRGAAVGPAGSWEKVPDSLRLAVLAASVLPPRDGPDDPPIWADEHLAEVILGAEPSAIAELANRRLAPLEALRPAQRERLEETLLSWLRHWGQRAPVAAELGIHPQTVGYRAAQLRELFGDTLEDPKARFELELALHALRR from the coding sequence ATGAATGCTGCTCCGACGGGCTCCGTCGCCTCCCCTACCCACGATCCGCCGTGGCTTGCCCTGCCCCGCGAGGTCAGCGACGTACTTCGGCCCAGGATGCCCGGCATCGTCGAGGCCATCATAGAAGCCGTGCCGCAACTGGTACCGGCCTATGCCAGGCCGATCGAGGGGCGCTTCGGGCGGGGGCTGCGCCGCGGTGTGGCCGCCGCCCTCGACCGTTTCCTGCAGCTTCCGGGAACCCGGCTGCCCGCCCTGTCGGAGGAGAGCAGGCAGCTCGTAGCGGGGCTGGGGAGCGGAGAATTCCGGCAGGGCAGGAGCATGGATGCACTGCTGAGCGCCTACCGGATGGGGGCCCGGGTAACGTTCCGGGAGATGTCCAGAGTCTCCGTGGAACACCACCTGGGTCAAAGTGTGGTGGTGGACCTGGGTGAATCCATCCTGGCGTACATCGATGAGCTGTCCGCGGTCAGCGCCGAGGCGTTTGCCTTTGAACAATCCGAACGGGCCGGCGCGGTGGACAGGCGGCGTACCGGCTTGCTTGACCTGCTCCTGCTGGGGCAGGCGGACGAGGCGGCCCTGCGGCAAAGGGCCGCGATGGCGGATTGGTCCCTGCCACCGAGGATGGTCGTGGTGACCCTGCCGCTGGACCGGTCTGCCGGGCTGCGGCTCCGGCTGGGCGCGGGAACGCTGGTCATTGAACGCGAGACCGACGCCGTTGCCCTGGTTCCGGCACGGCAGTCCAAGCAGGCCCGGGCGGAGCTGAACAAGGTCCTGCGCGGACGCGGCGCCGCAGTGGGGCCGGCCGGCAGCTGGGAGAAAGTTCCCGATTCGCTGCGCCTGGCGGTGCTCGCGGCCTCGGTGCTGCCGCCCCGGGACGGCCCGGATGACCCGCCGATCTGGGCGGACGAGCATCTGGCCGAGGTGATTCTGGGGGCGGAACCGTCCGCGATCGCGGAGCTGGCCAACCGCCGTCTGGCGCCCTTGGAAGCGCTGCGTCCCGCGCAACGCGAACGGCTAGAGGAGACGCTGTTGTCCTGGTTGCGGCACTGGGGCCAGCGCGCCCCTGTCGCGGCCGAACTCGGCATCCACCCGCAGACCGTGGGCTACCGGGCGGCGCAGCTGCGCGAACTGTTTGGCGACACCCTGGAGGATCCGAAGGCCAGGTTTGAGCTTGAACTGGCGCTCCACGCGCTTCGGCGCTAG
- a CDS encoding ferredoxin reductase, with translation MIRLRKLARAASLLTTPLAPEDILSLFNPVFSARQLRGVVTRVVPETADSATIFFRPGHGWQAHLAGQWARIGVELDGVRHWRSYSLSAPAGQDPAITVTDMGAVSGTLVRHTKPGDVLFLAPPQGDFVLPEHPRPLLMLTAGSGITPVMSMIRTLVPHRPDSDVVLIHTARTPADAIFREELAELADQFPNFRVIHWFTGERGRLDFSSVTGLERLCPDWRQRAAYACGPEGFLDDAEALWEVEATTAGAGPETTLAIERFSTKLAGGAGRDGGLVTFEASDREVDADGDTPLLDVGEDAGVLMPSGCRMGICHSCLIPLRAGQVRDLRTDEIHGEPGQLIQTCVSAAAGPVNLDL, from the coding sequence ATGATCCGGCTCCGTAAGCTGGCGCGCGCCGCATCTCTACTGACCACCCCACTAGCTCCAGAAGATATTCTGTCGCTGTTCAATCCTGTGTTTTCCGCCCGCCAACTGCGCGGCGTGGTTACCCGGGTGGTTCCAGAAACGGCCGATTCCGCCACCATTTTCTTCCGTCCCGGCCACGGCTGGCAAGCGCACCTTGCCGGCCAGTGGGCCCGAATCGGCGTCGAGCTCGACGGTGTCCGCCACTGGCGGTCATATTCGCTCAGCGCCCCCGCCGGCCAGGATCCGGCCATTACCGTCACCGACATGGGTGCCGTCTCCGGCACTCTTGTGCGCCACACCAAGCCCGGTGACGTCCTCTTCCTGGCACCGCCGCAGGGCGATTTCGTCCTTCCGGAGCATCCACGGCCGCTGCTGATGCTGACCGCCGGGAGCGGAATCACCCCGGTCATGTCGATGATCCGTACGCTCGTCCCGCACCGTCCGGATTCAGACGTCGTCCTCATCCACACGGCCCGAACTCCTGCGGACGCTATCTTCCGGGAGGAACTCGCGGAACTCGCCGACCAATTCCCCAACTTCCGGGTGATCCACTGGTTCACCGGGGAACGCGGACGGCTGGACTTTAGTTCCGTCACCGGCCTGGAGCGGCTTTGCCCGGACTGGCGCCAGCGGGCCGCCTACGCCTGCGGCCCGGAAGGCTTCCTGGACGACGCCGAGGCGCTGTGGGAAGTCGAGGCCACCACCGCGGGGGCAGGGCCGGAAACCACTCTCGCCATTGAACGGTTCAGCACCAAACTGGCCGGCGGTGCAGGGCGCGACGGCGGTCTGGTCACCTTCGAGGCGTCGGACCGTGAAGTCGACGCCGACGGTGACACCCCCCTGCTCGACGTCGGCGAGGACGCCGGCGTCTTGATGCCCAGCGGTTGCCGCATGGGCATCTGCCACAGCTGCCTTATCCCCCTCCGGGCCGGCCAGGTCCGTGACCTGCGCACGGATGAAATTCACGGCGAGCCCGGCCAACTAATCCAGACGTGTGTTTCGGCAGCAGCCGGACCCGTGAACCTCGACCTCTAA
- a CDS encoding acyl-CoA desaturase: MTIVSDKPDVSEEADKGGAATATAAARTRPGALAESGSPLVRPDAAAHLSDEQVAELGRELDAIKDDILAKRGASDAAYIRRVIKVQRGLEITGRATLLVSKHKAAWVAGTAMLSFAKILENMELGHNILHGQWDWMRDPDIHSTTWDWDFVTPTRSWQHTHNDLHHRWTNVVGKDNDIGYNLLRMDPSQEWKPFNLGNPLYNAILAPVFEWGIALYDLELPDYQEGKKSKEAMSRDLKALGLKALKQFTKDYAATPAVAMLTGSGKQALYGTLSANAIRNVWAHAIIFCGHFPDGTDTFTEEMVEGETRGDWYVRQMIGSANISGSKFMHLMSGNLSHQIEHHLFPDLPSNRYGEVAPKVQEICARYGLPYTTGPLLKQVGSTWAKVFKLALPPKKA; this comes from the coding sequence ATGACGATTGTTTCCGACAAGCCTGACGTTTCCGAGGAAGCTGACAAGGGCGGCGCGGCCACGGCCACTGCCGCCGCGAGGACGCGGCCCGGTGCCCTCGCCGAGTCCGGCAGCCCGCTGGTCCGACCGGACGCGGCGGCGCACCTCTCGGACGAGCAGGTAGCCGAGCTGGGCCGCGAACTCGACGCCATCAAGGACGATATCCTTGCCAAGCGCGGCGCCAGCGACGCGGCGTATATCCGCCGGGTGATCAAGGTCCAGCGCGGGCTTGAGATCACCGGCCGGGCCACCCTTCTGGTGAGCAAGCACAAAGCCGCGTGGGTCGCCGGAACGGCGATGCTTAGCTTCGCCAAGATCCTGGAAAACATGGAACTGGGTCACAACATCCTGCACGGCCAGTGGGACTGGATGCGCGACCCGGACATCCACTCCACCACCTGGGACTGGGACTTCGTCACCCCGACGCGCTCCTGGCAGCACACCCACAACGACCTGCACCACCGCTGGACCAACGTGGTGGGCAAGGATAACGACATCGGGTACAACCTGCTGCGGATGGATCCGTCGCAGGAGTGGAAGCCCTTCAACCTGGGCAACCCGTTGTACAACGCAATCCTGGCGCCGGTTTTCGAATGGGGAATCGCCCTCTACGACCTCGAATTGCCTGACTACCAAGAAGGCAAGAAGAGCAAGGAGGCCATGTCCAGGGACCTTAAAGCCCTGGGTCTCAAGGCTTTGAAGCAGTTCACCAAGGACTACGCCGCCACGCCGGCCGTCGCCATGCTGACCGGTTCCGGCAAGCAGGCGCTCTATGGCACCCTGTCCGCGAACGCGATCAGGAATGTCTGGGCGCACGCGATCATCTTCTGCGGGCACTTCCCCGACGGTACCGACACCTTCACGGAAGAGATGGTGGAAGGCGAGACCCGCGGCGACTGGTATGTCCGGCAGATGATCGGATCGGCCAACATTTCCGGGTCCAAGTTCATGCACCTGATGAGCGGCAACCTCTCGCACCAGATCGAGCACCACCTCTTCCCGGACCTGCCGTCCAACCGCTACGGCGAGGTGGCGCCGAAAGTGCAGGAAATCTGCGCGCGGTACGGGCTGCCTTACACGACGGGGCCGCTGCTGAAGCAGGTCGGCTCCACCTGGGCCAAGGTCTTCAAGCTGGCGCTGCCGCCGAAGAAGGCCTAG
- a CDS encoding polysaccharide deacetylase family protein, translating to MRRSRPAALGMALALALGGGLGGTALEPPAAAASAVAAEWSVPASMAVEQAGDDAIIQHYEQLGGSASFLGTRVGSAYDIAGGRAQDYTAGTIYWSPGTGAHEVHGAIRGRYLALGGPAGFLGFPLTDETATPGAAGRYNDFATGTIYWSPGTGAHEVHGAIRGRYLALGGPAGFLGFPLTDETATPGAAGRYNDFATGTIYWSPGTGAHEVHGAIRGRYLALGGPAGFLGFPLTDETATPGAAGRYNDFATGTIYWSPGTGAHEVHGAIRGRYLTLGGPAGFLGFPLTDETATADGVGRYNHFSGMNAGSSIYWSPATGAHEVYGAIRAQWVALGWERSRLGYPTSGEYGITGGRRSDFQHGSILWHAASGRTEVIYTSVPSTLLGVDLERIPTTQKVVALTFDAGANDAALRSILATLTANGVPGTFFLTGDWVNQFPSNPALIYNAGNRIGNHSMTHPDFTTRTDAQIATEISSAERTIRAAGGDPLPFFRFPFGARDSRTIADVNAAGYAAIRWTVDTLGWQGTMNGTRGPSFIVQRVMASAQPGEIVLMHLGSNPDDGSTLDAAALPQVISQLRAAGYSFVTLDAAL from the coding sequence ATGCGCCGGTCTCGACCCGCCGCCCTCGGAATGGCCTTGGCCCTCGCCCTCGGCGGCGGCCTCGGGGGCACGGCTCTGGAGCCGCCCGCGGCCGCCGCATCAGCGGTGGCTGCGGAGTGGAGCGTACCGGCGTCGATGGCGGTCGAGCAGGCCGGCGACGACGCGATCATCCAGCACTATGAGCAGCTCGGCGGCAGCGCATCGTTCCTCGGCACGCGAGTCGGCAGCGCGTACGACATCGCCGGGGGTCGCGCCCAGGACTACACCGCCGGCACGATCTACTGGAGCCCCGGCACCGGAGCGCACGAGGTGCACGGAGCGATCCGCGGACGCTATCTCGCACTCGGCGGACCGGCCGGCTTTCTGGGCTTCCCGCTCACAGACGAAACCGCCACTCCGGGCGCCGCTGGTCGGTACAACGACTTCGCCACCGGCACGATCTACTGGAGCCCCGGCACCGGAGCGCACGAGGTGCACGGAGCGATCCGCGGACGCTATCTCGCACTCGGCGGACCGGCCGGCTTTCTAGGCTTCCCGCTCACAGACGAAACCGCCACTCCGGGCGCCGCTGGTCGGTACAACGACTTCGCCACCGGCACGATCTACTGGAGCCCCGGCACCGGAGCGCACGAGGTGCACGGAGCGATCCGCGGACGCTATCTCGCACTCGGCGGACCGGCCGGCTTTCTAGGCTTCCCGCTCACAGACGAAACCGCCACTCCGGGCGCCGCTGGTCGGTACAACGACTTCGCCACCGGCACGATCTACTGGAGCCCCGGCACCGGAGCGCACGAGGTGCACGGAGCGATCCGCGGACGCTATCTCACACTCGGCGGACCGGCCGGCTTTCTGGGCTTCCCGCTCACGGACGAAACCGCCACTGCCGACGGGGTCGGCCGGTACAACCACTTCAGCGGCATGAACGCCGGCTCGTCGATCTACTGGTCGCCCGCCACGGGAGCCCACGAGGTGTACGGAGCCATCCGAGCCCAGTGGGTGGCCCTCGGTTGGGAGCGCAGCCGGCTCGGCTACCCGACCAGCGGCGAGTACGGCATCACGGGCGGGCGCCGCAGCGACTTCCAGCACGGTTCGATCCTGTGGCACGCGGCCAGCGGCAGGACCGAGGTCATCTACACCAGCGTCCCTTCGACGCTCCTGGGCGTGGACCTCGAGCGCATTCCGACCACGCAGAAGGTTGTCGCGCTCACGTTCGACGCCGGCGCCAACGACGCCGCCCTCCGATCGATCCTCGCCACCCTCACAGCCAACGGCGTCCCAGGCACATTCTTCCTCACCGGAGACTGGGTCAACCAGTTCCCCTCCAACCCGGCGTTGATCTACAACGCGGGGAATCGGATCGGCAATCACTCCATGACCCACCCAGACTTCACGACCCGGACCGACGCCCAGATCGCGACCGAGATCAGCAGCGCGGAGAGGACCATCAGGGCCGCCGGAGGCGACCCGCTCCCGTTCTTCCGCTTCCCCTTCGGTGCCCGCGATTCCCGCACGATCGCAGACGTCAACGCCGCCGGTTACGCGGCGATCCGGTGGACCGTTGACACCCTGGGCTGGCAAGGCACCATGAACGGAACGCGCGGCCCGAGCTTCATCGTCCAGCGCGTCATGGCTTCCGCGCAGCCCGGGGAGATCGTCCTGATGCACCTCGGCTCGAACCCCGACGACGGCTCAACGCTCGACGCCGCGGCCCTCCCCCAGGTGATCTCCCAGCTCCGGGCGGCAGGCTACAGCTTCGTCACCCTCGACGCCGCCCTATGA
- a CDS encoding GrpB family protein: MKSEADAHVDAVLIGGREERAIVIVDYDLSWPQRFEALARTILDAAGERAVSVEHIGSTAVPGLAAKPIIDILLTVMDVEDEAAYIPALEEAGFVLRVREAGHRMLRTPAKDVHVHVFRPGDDAVPPYRELRDWLRIDETDRALYANTKKMLARKQWSDMNDYADAKTDVISQILAHAKVSREHRSTGNSV; the protein is encoded by the coding sequence ATGAAATCTGAAGCAGATGCGCACGTGGATGCCGTCTTGATCGGCGGCCGCGAAGAACGGGCCATCGTCATAGTGGATTACGACCTTTCGTGGCCCCAACGCTTCGAAGCGCTCGCCCGGACAATCCTCGACGCTGCTGGAGAGAGGGCGGTGTCCGTCGAGCACATTGGTTCTACAGCGGTTCCAGGTTTGGCTGCTAAACCCATCATCGACATCCTCCTGACCGTCATGGACGTTGAGGATGAGGCGGCATATATTCCGGCACTGGAAGAGGCCGGTTTTGTTCTGCGAGTCCGCGAGGCAGGGCACCGCATGCTGAGGACACCGGCGAAAGATGTTCACGTCCATGTATTTCGCCCTGGGGACGACGCCGTCCCGCCGTACAGAGAGCTGCGTGATTGGCTTCGGATTGATGAGACTGACCGTGCCTTGTATGCCAATACCAAGAAGATGTTGGCACGAAAGCAATGGTCCGATATGAATGACTACGCCGATGCGAAGACCGATGTCATCTCGCAAATCCTCGCCCACGCCAAGGTCTCGCGCGAGCACCGTTCCACGGGCAACAGCGTATGA
- a CDS encoding VOC family protein — protein MTTTTVAPDPGLVPELLVTDLDKSLDFWCRLCSFSVLYHRIHEGFAYIARGSAHLMLEQAGMGRNWITGPLERPLGRGINFQVSVPSIEPLVKALAAGGWPLFLAPEIKWYRTGEYEAGVTQFLVADPDGYLIRFQASLGRRLVSRETA, from the coding sequence ATGACTACAACAACCGTTGCCCCTGACCCGGGCCTGGTGCCGGAGCTTCTAGTCACGGATCTCGACAAGAGCCTGGATTTCTGGTGCCGGCTGTGCAGTTTCTCGGTTCTCTACCACCGGATCCATGAAGGATTTGCCTACATCGCCAGAGGCTCAGCGCACCTCATGCTGGAGCAGGCCGGGATGGGTCGTAACTGGATCACCGGACCTCTCGAACGGCCACTCGGGCGCGGGATCAACTTTCAGGTTTCGGTTCCGTCGATCGAACCTCTCGTGAAGGCGTTGGCTGCCGGAGGCTGGCCGCTCTTTTTGGCGCCGGAGATCAAATGGTACAGAACCGGCGAGTACGAAGCCGGCGTCACACAGTTTCTCGTGGCGGACCCCGATGGGTACTTGATTCGGTTCCAAGCATCCCTGGGGCGAAGACTTGTCTCTCGTGAGACGGCATGA
- a CDS encoding tetratricopeptide repeat protein, giving the protein MKGASAHDFLVSKTEAIPLHRLALDAGLNDRRRPQAFIQLASSLRNVSPEPDVRP; this is encoded by the coding sequence ATGAAAGGGGCCTCTGCTCACGACTTCCTGGTCAGCAAGACGGAAGCAATCCCCTTACACCGCCTCGCCCTCGACGCCGGTCTCAACGATCGACGGCGGCCCCAGGCATTCATTCAACTCGCCAGCTCACTGCGCAACGTGAGCCCGGAGCCGGACGTCAGGCCTTGA